The Priestia koreensis genomic interval CCATCTCTCTTAAAACTTTTGAAACATACAGAACATCATTATTGAGCGCATGCTCATTAAACAAGTAAAGTTATGGTTAAGCACATCCATTATCCTGACTCTTTGACCGGTTATTGCCAATTCATAGAAAAGAAAATGCTTACATTTATATTTTCTACGAATGGCACATAAAACTCCAGAATAAATGTGCCATTGAATTATACTAAAAGCGCGACAAAAACCGTCAAGTGTATGTAACTGGATGATGCTTTAACCCTATTATAAACAATTATCAGACTTTTGTGAATGAAAACGCTCAATAATTTTTAAAATTATTATTATTATAAAAAAACTTTTAGTGAAATACTTCGACTACTTTCATGACTAAATATGCAATTCCTGCACCGATTAACGGACCTACTGCTACCCCTTTGAATAGGGAGACTGCTAAAATAGTCCCAATTACTAGTGCTGTCGTGATATGAGGATCTGTTGCTAGAAGCTTTAAACCGTACTTTGCAATAATAGCGACCGCAATTCCTGCTGCCAAAGCGATCCATGCGTAGGAAGATTTCAGCGCCTCCCCCAATTGCTTAAAGCCAATGTCTCCCGTCGCAATTGGAACAAGCACCGCAATGGTAATCACCGTTACGCCTAAATTAATTCCTTTCGATTGCAAATAAGGGAAAACCTTCGTATCTAAATGAACTAACTTAATAACTAATAAGAATCCTACTGCGAGTAAGAGAGATTGATTTTTGGCAACCAATCCGATGACAAATAAAATGACTAAAAATAACACAGACTGTGAAAACATGATGTCTCCTCCTTTTTAATGATATGTTTCACAATAAAAATGATTGCTAAAAAGCTTTTTCAATGCTTTTCCCATTTTGAGCTCATAACCGCTTAGCCCTTTTCCAAGTTATCTATTATACAATAACCGTTACAAACCAACCAAACCCTACTGAACTAAAGTGAAAAGCAGCTTACTGCTTATATAAGGAAAGAGCGCGCTCTAAATGACAGAGAATGACCGCTTTCCCCCTATATATTGATAACTCGTCACCATTCGGCGCATAGACCACGTAGGATAACAGGAATTGTCGAACGTAAGAACTGTTAAAAGTTGAATAAGCCCTGTAAAATATAAGGAAAGGTTTTGTAAACTATCATGTTACGATTCAACGATGGTTCCCTACCATCTTTCTGCCCCTAGATACGTGCATATATTTCCCCTAATAGGAGGCCTGTTACGTGTATAAGCACTATGCAGACAGAGCGCTGCGCTCGTTACTTGTGTTAGCTATTATTATATTCGGTTTTTTTGTATTTTATTATGTATCTACCCTTGCATACCCGTTCATTATCGCCCTCATCATTGCCCTTATGATCAATCCTCTTGTGAATACACTTCAACACAAATTACACCTGCCGCGTTCATTCGCTGTCATTGGGGCGCTACTATTAATTTTTGGGACCTTCATTGGACTTATTACGCTACTCGTAGCCGAAATTCTATCTGGTACCGAATACTTAGCGATCGCTTTGCCCCCAACTATTGATAAGCTCATCACGTTTGTCGAAAACTTTCTAACTAGCCAGATCATTCCAC includes:
- a CDS encoding DUF441 domain-containing protein yields the protein MFSQSVLFLVILFVIGLVAKNQSLLLAVGFLLVIKLVHLDTKVFPYLQSKGINLGVTVITIAVLVPIATGDIGFKQLGEALKSSYAWIALAAGIAVAIIAKYGLKLLATDPHITTALVIGTILAVSLFKGVAVGPLIGAGIAYLVMKVVEVFH